In a genomic window of Thiosocius teredinicola:
- a CDS encoding roadblock/LC7 domain-containing protein, giving the protein MDEADQATADNSAIRRILKRLNHSSSDIQASAVMTRDGHTVSAVLANDANTVRVGAMCASMLSLAEKTTMELACGRLQRVLIEGEEGNVLIVQIGARAVLTVVSRTTRNLGMVFVEAKKTAQEIADANLIP; this is encoded by the coding sequence ATGGACGAAGCTGACCAGGCAACCGCAGACAACAGCGCAATCCGGCGCATTCTCAAGCGCCTGAACCACTCTTCGTCGGATATCCAAGCCAGCGCCGTGATGACGCGCGATGGTCACACCGTCTCAGCGGTGCTCGCCAACGATGCCAACACGGTACGCGTCGGCGCCATGTGTGCCTCGATGTTGTCACTGGCCGAAAAAACGACAATGGAACTGGCGTGCGGTCGCCTGCAGCGGGTACTGATCGAAGGCGAAGAAGGCAATGTGTTGATCGTGCAGATCGGCGCACGTGCTGTATTGACCGTCGTGTCGCGCACGACGCGCAACCTGGGGATGGTTTTCGTCGAAGCCAAGAAGACAGCCCAGGAAATCGCAGACGCCAACCTGATCCCCTGA
- a CDS encoding PilZ domain-containing protein — MQERRLFPRYSYEQPMQLVGLDGELFDAESSDISVNGIVLQTTRHAVVGLAQGGAILTAGDRVKLRLYPETANNGNGILLEGRARHVRRLSQDRYLVGVWFDRQTDEGSSGLVDLVEMLSNSG; from the coding sequence ATGCAGGAAAGGCGACTATTTCCGCGGTACTCGTATGAGCAGCCCATGCAACTGGTTGGGCTGGACGGCGAGCTATTCGATGCCGAATCAAGCGATATCTCGGTAAACGGGATCGTTTTACAGACGACGCGCCACGCGGTGGTCGGTCTTGCCCAGGGCGGAGCGATCCTCACGGCGGGTGATCGCGTCAAGCTGCGGCTATATCCGGAAACCGCAAATAACGGCAACGGCATTCTTCTCGAAGGTCGTGCGCGCCATGTCCGCCGGCTGTCGCAGGATCGCTATCTGGTGGGCGTGTGGTTCGATCGGCAGACCGATGAGGGATCTTCGGGCCTGGTGGATCTCGTCGAGATGCTCAGCAACTCGGGGTAG
- the arsJ gene encoding organoarsenical effux MFS transporter ArsJ has translation METALRNYLVVTGGYWAFTITDGAIRMLVVLYFHQLGYSPFEVAMLFLFYEFFGIVTNLVGGWLGARIGLNLTMHAGMALQVVALLMLTVPDEWLSVVYVMLAQALSGIAKDLNKMSAKASVKALSGQGSESRLFRYVAVLTGSKNALKGAGFFIGAGLLDAIGFRDTLYVLAGILAVVLVVTAGLLPSGVGKMSSKPKFKHVFSKEPAINWLAAARFFLFGSRDVWFVVGLPVFMYSVLGWSFTEVGAYLALWVIGYGFVQAAAPMLIKRLHHGRGPGGDTARALAAVLAVVPAGIALGLQDSDAASIWLVAGLIVFGVIFALNSAVHSYLILAYSDAEKVSMNVGFYYMANAGGRLAGTVLSGWVYQQVGLVGCLWTSAAFVVAALVLSVRLPGVTAAGQLAGSRSD, from the coding sequence ATGGAAACGGCACTGCGCAACTATCTCGTCGTTACCGGGGGCTATTGGGCCTTCACCATCACCGACGGTGCGATCCGGATGCTGGTGGTGCTGTATTTTCACCAGCTGGGCTATTCGCCGTTCGAAGTGGCGATGCTGTTCCTGTTCTACGAGTTCTTCGGGATCGTGACCAACCTGGTCGGCGGCTGGTTGGGTGCCCGTATCGGGCTGAACCTGACTATGCATGCCGGCATGGCTTTGCAGGTGGTCGCGCTTTTGATGTTGACCGTGCCCGACGAATGGTTGTCGGTGGTCTACGTGATGTTGGCCCAGGCCTTGTCCGGCATCGCCAAGGATCTCAACAAGATGTCGGCCAAGGCCAGTGTCAAGGCGTTGAGCGGTCAGGGCAGTGAATCGCGACTGTTCCGCTACGTGGCTGTACTGACCGGTTCGAAGAACGCCTTGAAAGGTGCCGGGTTCTTCATCGGCGCCGGCCTGCTGGATGCGATTGGCTTCCGCGATACTTTGTACGTGCTTGCCGGCATCCTCGCCGTTGTGCTGGTGGTGACGGCCGGCCTGCTGCCGTCGGGTGTCGGCAAGATGTCGTCCAAGCCGAAGTTCAAGCATGTGTTCTCCAAAGAGCCTGCCATCAACTGGCTGGCGGCCGCACGCTTCTTTCTGTTCGGCTCGCGCGATGTTTGGTTCGTGGTCGGTCTGCCGGTGTTCATGTACTCGGTACTGGGCTGGTCTTTCACCGAGGTCGGCGCCTACCTGGCACTGTGGGTGATCGGCTATGGGTTTGTGCAGGCGGCGGCGCCGATGCTGATCAAGCGGCTGCATCATGGGCGCGGTCCCGGCGGCGACACGGCCCGGGCGCTGGCGGCCGTGCTCGCCGTGGTGCCCGCGGGCATCGCCTTGGGGCTGCAAGACTCGGATGCCGCCAGCATCTGGCTGGTTGCCGGCCTGATCGTCTTCGGCGTGATCTTCGCCCTGAACTCGGCGGTGCATTCCTACCTGATTCTGGCGTATTCCGATGCCGAAAAGGTCTCGATGAACGTCGGTTTCTACTACATGGCGAATGCCGGCGGGCGCCTTGCCGGCACCGTGCTGTCGGGTTGGGTCTACCAGCAGGTCGGCCTGGTCGGCTGCCTGTGGACGTCCGCCGCTTTCGTCGTGGCCGCGCTGGTGCTGTCCGTCCGGTTGCCGGGCGTGACGGCGGCCGGTCAGCTCGCGGGCAGCCGCTCGGATTGA
- a CDS encoding TMEM165/GDT1 family protein: MDLKMLAVVFGTVFLAELGDKTQLATLLFAADKEVNKWLVFAGASLALIATSALGVLGGGLISQYVSERTLNIVAGIGFIAIGAWTLMR, from the coding sequence ATGGATCTCAAGATGCTGGCCGTGGTGTTCGGTACGGTCTTTCTCGCGGAGTTGGGCGACAAGACCCAATTGGCGACGCTGCTGTTCGCCGCCGATAAAGAAGTCAACAAATGGCTGGTGTTCGCCGGTGCGTCGCTGGCATTGATCGCCACATCGGCATTGGGCGTGCTCGGCGGCGGCCTGATCTCTCAGTATGTATCGGAACGCACGCTGAACATCGTCGCCGGCATCGGCTTCATTGCGATCGGCGCCTGGACCCTGATGCGGTAG